From the Senegalimassilia faecalis genome, one window contains:
- a CDS encoding transposase → MTLTLERLVEAEASKPRWKRRVDSVRCLKGIDVASAADVVFEAGEFSRFKNARSFAAWLGLTPSEHSSGESVRQGGITKAGNKHLRRVLVESAWHYLGCSPHSKDLAKGQTPDPAARRHAAKGVRRLVDRRAAMLDRGVQKNKANVATARELACWCWAVGIMAEGA, encoded by the coding sequence TTGACGCTAACACTCGAGAGGCTGGTCGAGGCCGAGGCCTCCAAGCCCAGGTGGAAGCGCAGGGTCGACTCCGTCAGGTGCCTGAAGGGCATCGACGTGGCGAGCGCGGCCGACGTGGTCTTCGAGGCGGGCGAGTTCTCGAGGTTCAAGAACGCCAGGTCGTTCGCGGCGTGGCTGGGACTGACGCCGTCGGAGCACTCCAGCGGCGAGAGCGTGCGGCAGGGCGGCATCACCAAGGCGGGCAACAAGCATCTGAGGCGAGTGCTCGTCGAGTCGGCGTGGCACTACCTGGGATGCTCTCCGCATTCGAAGGACCTGGCCAAAGGCCAGACGCCGGACCCTGCCGCGAGGCGCCACGCCGCCAAGGGCGTGCGCAGGCTCGTCGACAGGCGCGCCGCGATGTTGGACCGCGGCGTCCAGAAGAACAAGGCCAACGTGGCGACGGCGCGCGAGCTGGCGTGCTGGTGCTGGGCCGTCGGAATCATGGCCGAGGGGGCGTAG
- the istB gene encoding IS21-like element helper ATPase IstB translates to MSAAVQASPLNRLAANLEELGLEGMASSVPEYVRLVADGRKSLVDAMLELTDAQIALKRRADDERRTRMANFPYIKTLADFDWGFQPSVPRGLVEQLATLEFIDRGDNVVLVGSPGVGKTHLSIAIGHEAVMARKQVYFADCSRLVEDLKHASAKEALARRMRFYEHCSLLIIDELGYLDIGKEGADLLFQLVNRRYALKRSTIVTTNVPVGRWGDVFGSNVTASAVADRLCHHCAMIKITGRSYRLKDVSIGGEDGKEEGA, encoded by the coding sequence GTGAGCGCCGCCGTGCAGGCCAGCCCCCTCAACCGCCTGGCGGCCAACCTCGAGGAGCTGGGGCTCGAGGGCATGGCGTCGTCGGTGCCCGAGTACGTCAGGCTCGTCGCCGACGGGAGGAAGAGCCTGGTCGACGCCATGCTCGAGCTCACCGACGCCCAGATAGCCCTCAAGCGGCGCGCCGACGACGAGCGCCGCACGAGGATGGCCAACTTCCCCTACATAAAGACGCTGGCCGACTTCGACTGGGGCTTCCAGCCGAGCGTGCCGCGCGGGCTGGTCGAGCAGCTGGCCACGCTCGAGTTCATCGACCGCGGCGACAACGTCGTGCTCGTCGGCAGCCCGGGCGTCGGCAAGACCCACCTGTCGATAGCCATAGGCCACGAGGCGGTGATGGCCCGCAAGCAGGTGTACTTCGCCGACTGCTCGAGGCTGGTCGAGGACCTCAAGCACGCCTCGGCGAAGGAGGCGCTGGCGCGCAGGATGCGCTTCTACGAGCACTGCAGCCTGCTGATAATAGACGAGCTCGGCTACCTCGACATCGGCAAGGAGGGCGCCGACCTGCTGTTCCAGCTGGTCAACAGGCGCTACGCGCTCAAGCGGTCGACCATCGTCACGACCAACGTGCCGGTGGGCAGGTGGGGCGACGTGTTCGGCAGCAACGTCACGGCCTCGGCGGTGGCCGACAGGCTTTGCCACCATTGCGCGATGATCAAGATAACGGGACGGTCATATCGCCTGAAGGACGTATCCATCGGCGGTGAGGACGGGAAGGAGGAGGGCGCCTAG
- the istA gene encoding IS21 family transposase, with the protein MAEKNLIGELDMYREAGIKPNFSDIAKRYGKDRHTVASYWRAEGGRPHDGRGDRAGSFDAHIEEVAAKAQLPGVTKKGIHEWLLHRYPGEDLAGYNAFTQFMRKNGIAVGASGGPEPHPRFETPPGLQLQFDWKESVKMANRDGELFEFNVFAATLGHSRRHIFIRSRTRTTDDLVRCMYATIARLGGVPREWVTDNMSALVTIKGGRRLKVQRAYEFAKAAGFELKLCRPRSPQTKGKVESSNRFLSRLMAYQGDFDGWDDIDEIVARIEDASNSEPNETTGLPPSALFMEEKDALLPVGNLRALEEAMGDVVRVARVPATMLVSAHGEPMSVPRRCIGRPARIVCMPGGAMDCYVGGELVATHVAGGPAYDPAHYAEAMAGKRWFGDAAGDIEAAAAANLGLLDSIGGSL; encoded by the coding sequence GTGGCGGAGAAGAACCTGATCGGAGAGTTGGACATGTACAGGGAAGCGGGCATAAAGCCCAACTTCAGCGACATAGCGAAGCGCTACGGCAAGGACAGGCACACCGTGGCGTCGTACTGGAGGGCCGAGGGCGGGCGGCCCCACGACGGGCGCGGCGACAGGGCGGGCTCGTTCGACGCGCACATCGAGGAGGTGGCAGCCAAGGCGCAACTGCCGGGAGTCACCAAGAAGGGCATCCACGAGTGGCTGCTGCACAGGTATCCCGGCGAGGACCTGGCCGGCTACAACGCCTTCACCCAGTTCATGCGCAAGAACGGCATCGCCGTCGGGGCCTCCGGGGGCCCGGAGCCGCACCCGCGCTTCGAGACGCCGCCCGGACTGCAGCTGCAGTTCGACTGGAAGGAGTCCGTCAAGATGGCAAACCGCGACGGCGAGCTGTTCGAGTTCAACGTGTTCGCGGCGACGCTGGGCCATTCCCGCAGGCACATATTCATCCGGTCGAGGACCAGGACGACCGACGACCTGGTCAGGTGCATGTACGCCACGATCGCGAGGCTCGGCGGCGTGCCGCGCGAGTGGGTCACGGACAACATGTCCGCCCTGGTGACGATCAAGGGCGGCAGGCGCCTCAAGGTCCAGCGCGCATACGAGTTCGCCAAGGCCGCCGGCTTCGAGCTGAAGCTGTGCCGCCCGCGCAGCCCCCAGACGAAGGGCAAGGTCGAGTCGTCGAACCGCTTCCTGTCGCGGCTCATGGCCTACCAGGGCGACTTCGACGGCTGGGACGATATCGACGAGATCGTCGCGCGGATCGAGGACGCCAGCAACTCCGAGCCCAACGAGACCACGGGGCTGCCGCCCTCCGCGCTGTTCATGGAGGAGAAGGACGCGCTGCTGCCCGTCGGCAACCTGCGCGCCCTCGAGGAGGCGATGGGCGACGTGGTGCGCGTGGCCAGGGTGCCGGCCACGATGCTGGTGAGCGCGCACGGCGAGCCCATGTCGGTGCCCAGGCGCTGCATCGGCAGGCCCGCCCGCATCGTCTGCATGCCCGGCGGCGCGATGGACTGCTACGTCGGCGGCGAGCTGGTGGCGACGCACGTGGCGGGCGGGCCGGCCTACGACCCGGCGCACTACGCCGAGGCCATGGCCGGCAAGCGGTGGTTCGGCGACGCCGCCGGCGACATCGAGGCGGCCGCCGCGGCCAACCTCGGCCTGCTCGACTCGATAGGGGGCTCGCTGTGA